The DNA sequence ACAGGCGCTGCCGGACGGGCCGGCGCCGATGACCAGCACATCGCAGGAGGCAGGCAGGCTCAAGGCGCTGACAGTGGCAGAAACAGGGCGGGTGGCAGACTGGGACATCGAGAACTCCGGAAGGGCCTCCGGATTCTAGAAGTGGTCCGTATCGGCTGCCCGGTCAACTGCCCATTGGCAACAGCAGTGCGAAGACCGTTTCAACCCCGGGGGTGCTGGAGACTTCAAGGTGTCCGCCGTGGTGGCGGATGATGCCGTGGGCCGCAGACAGGCCCAGCCCCGAACCATCACCTGCAGGCTTGGTGGTGAAGAACGGGTCGAAGATGTGTGGCAGGTCCTCGGGCAAGATGCCTTCACCCTGGTCGATGACCTGGATGCGGACCACCTCGGGGTGGTTCTCCAGGCGGACCCGGTCCACCACCAGCTGCACCTCGCCGCTGCGTTCGCGCATGGCGTAGCCGGCATTCTTGACCAAGTTGAGGAGCACCTGCTCGATGCGCGCGGCGTCGATCAGTACCACCGCGTCCTGCCGCAGCTCGATCCGCAGCGGCACGTGGCGCGGCAAGCTCACCGCCAGCAGTGGCTCGCAGTGGTGCAGCCATGCCCCGAGCGCGACTGGGTGTGGCTGCAGGGGCGTTTCGCGCGCGAAGTGCAGCAGCTCCTTCACCAGACCGGCCGCGCGGTTGCTGGCTTGGAGGATGCCGCCCAGGTTGCGGGCCTGGGCCGAACCGGCCTCGGCCTGCAGGGCGCACAGCTCGGCCAGCCCGATGATCGAGCCCAGCAGGTTGTTGAAGTCGTGCGCGACACCAGCAGCCAGGGTCGTGACGGCGCGCAGCTTGTCGTTCTGCCGCACGCGCTCTTCGAGTCGCCGCAGCGGGGTGATGTCGCGCCCGATGCACACATGGCTGAGCAACTGGCCATCCTGGTCGCGGATCGGAGAGATCGACCAGGTGGCGGGGAAACTGGTGCCATCGGTGCGGATCTGGTCGTTGGTCCAGTGGCCGGTGTGCTGTGCAGGCAACTCGGTCGGCCACAGCTCGGCCTGCCGGGGACGTGCCTGGTGCAGCCGCCAGCCGGTGGCGTGCTTGAAGGCGGGGTTCAGGTAGTCGAGCTGACCTTGCGCGTCGAACACCAGCACGAAGTCGTCGGTCTGCTCGAACATGACCAGCACCTTGCCGTGCTCTTCCTGCCAGCGTTTGCTGGCCTTGCGTGTCTCTTCCAGTTGCCGAGGCAGCATCACAGCCAGCATCAGCGGCGTCACGTCGCCCGACGCCAGTCGCCGGTAGGCCTGCGCTTGCAGGCTGCCTGCCGGCGCAGCGCTCCAGTCCTCCGCCAGCAGGGCCTGGGTGCGCTGGTGCAAGCCGAGCATGTCGTCGAGCGAGACGACATGTGGCAGCAGCGACTTGGCCAGGTCACTGGCAGCCAGCAGCACCGCCTCGCGCTGCAGGTCGTCGCTCGCACAGAGGTAGCGCTCGAACAGCGCCCGGTAGGTCGGTGCCAGCGATTCCAGCATCACGGTGATCCGTTCAGATCCGGTGGGACGTGTGCGACCAGCACGGCGGCGTCGTCGCGCGTCGGATGTCCTTGCGCCATCAGGTGCCGACACAGCCGTCCGGGTTCGCGCACCCACTCGGGCAGCATCACGCCGACGGTCA is a window from the Sphaerotilus montanus genome containing:
- a CDS encoding two-component system sensor histidine kinase NtrB, with the translated sequence MLESLAPTYRALFERYLCASDDLQREAVLLAASDLAKSLLPHVVSLDDMLGLHQRTQALLAEDWSAAPAGSLQAQAYRRLASGDVTPLMLAVMLPRQLEETRKASKRWQEEHGKVLVMFEQTDDFVLVFDAQGQLDYLNPAFKHATGWRLHQARPRQAELWPTELPAQHTGHWTNDQIRTDGTSFPATWSISPIRDQDGQLLSHVCIGRDITPLRRLEERVRQNDKLRAVTTLAAGVAHDFNNLLGSIIGLAELCALQAEAGSAQARNLGGILQASNRAAGLVKELLHFARETPLQPHPVALGAWLHHCEPLLAVSLPRHVPLRIELRQDAVVLIDAARIEQVLLNLVKNAGYAMRERSGEVQLVVDRVRLENHPEVVRIQVIDQGEGILPEDLPHIFDPFFTTKPAGDGSGLGLSAAHGIIRHHGGHLEVSSTPGVETVFALLLPMGS